The following are from one region of the Trichoderma breve strain T069 chromosome 5, whole genome shotgun sequence genome:
- a CDS encoding SPX domain-containing protein, with translation MHGPLADAVARPPCTCSPGCQLQVTCLVLPASQTVFPPLSQSQLVDFLVDKTTSTATIQPPERPGNPSSSVPVTDLTASSVNDNPRSTGAFERGGSVQLAASPDTYELSDYKEIAERNIIEDRQRHREKKKALKRQWLETQDEMKFSHSIQFNAVPDWSSHYIAYSNLKKLIYQLEKNAHQARAGDAESRPLISNEEPEDVFSKSLGIELEKICSFYSLKEGELLEEVSQLLHDVGEGPSMETSTTLRPTQSETHSTHARPSSLRSHGSDDDDSATDDDETTGLTRHKGKYGRRRTAGSIPDMTASSEFGRSRRYSTTIDDYGDQSFIFGSTLYSSGIMLKKRIISLYVQLCELKSYVQLNKTGFSKVLKKFDKILDKELRSSYISTYVDTAYPFKPDTKKLLDENIAKMEVAYADVVLGGDEELAKKDLRSHLREHVVWERNTVWRDLIGIERRAEAARFGQTLLGQESGIAPKRLQGDDEAGPAETQIKTPIGRIILPSWLSNSSVLTLFISVAAFLLLLFIPILENAEQQNCLALLVFVSLMWATETIPLFVTSLFIPFLAVVLRVVREEDPSKPPKRLTSKEATAAIFSSMWSPVIMLLIGGFTLAAALSKCKIDKRLATLILSKAGTQPRTVLIANMFVAAFASMLISNVAAPVLCFSIIEPMLRTLPSDSNMSKAVIIGIALASNIGGMLSPIASPQNVVAMGIMSPEPTWLQWFFIVIPVGVVSIVLIWLLLLITFQPGKGTSIAPIRPLKEKFTAGQCHTLESVFGDMGVVAIIPIVLFFGIGILTKEDFNNFPWTIIILAAGGLSLGKAVRSSGLLHTLAELVSHRVEGMSLYGVLVVFSSLILVIATFISHTVAALIFLPLVYDVGVAMDQPHPNLLVMGGVLMCSAAMGLPTSGFPNMTAIMKEDATGQRYLSVKHFISRGVPSSLITLVVVVTLGYGIMEVAGLD, from the exons ATGCATGGGCCACTAGCAGACGCTGTGGCTAGGCCGCCATGCACCTGTAGCCCG GGCTGTCAGCTACAGGTCACATGTCTCGTCCTCCCGGCCTCGCAAACGGTGTTCCCGCCCCTGAGCCAGTCACAGCTCGTGGATTTCCTCGTCGATAAG ACCACTTCAACTGCCACCATTCAGCCCCCAGAGCGGCCGGGCaatccctcctcctctgttCCTGTTACAGACCTGACCGCATCCTCTGTCAACGACAATCCACGCTCGACCGGCGCTTTTGAGCGAGGAGGGAGTGTACAATTGGCCGCGTCGCCCGACACGTACGAGCTCTCCGACTACAAAGAGATTGCGGAGCGCAACATCATCGAGGACCGTCAACGCCatcgagaaaagaaaaaggcactGAAACGGCAGTGGCTGGAGACACAGGACGAGATGAAGTTCTCCCACAGCATCCAGTTCAATGCTGTTCCAGACTGGAGCAGCCATTACATTGCCTATAGCAATCTAAAGAAGCT GATATACCAACTCGAGAAGAATGCGCACCAAGCGAGAGCCGGCGATGCTGAGTCGCGACCCCTTATATCGAATGAGGAGCCGGAAGATGTCTTCAGCAAATCACTCGGCATAGAGCTGGAGAAAATATGCTCCTTTTATTCTCTCAAGGAGGGGGAGCTGCTTGAGGAAGTCAGCCAGCTTCTACATGATGTAGGAGAGGGTCCATCCATGGAAACGTCCACCACATTGCGTCCGACGCAATCCGAAACCCACAGCACTCATGCTCGGCCTTCCAGCCTGCGCAGCCATGGCTcagacgatgatgacagcgcaaccgatgatgatgaaaccACCGGTCTCACCAGACACAAGGGCAAGTATGGTAGGAGACGGACCGCGGGAAGCATCCCGGACATGACTGCATCTTCAGAGTTTGGTCGATCTAGAAGATATAGCACAACCATTGATGACTATGGCGACCAGtccttcatcttcggctCGACATTGTATTCGTCCGGTATCATGTTGAAGAAGCGCATCATATCTCTTTATGTGCAGCTTTGCGAACTCAAGTCCTACGTACAGCTTAACAAGACGGGCTTCAGCAAGGTCCTCAAGAAGTTTGACAAGATTCTTGATAAAGAGCTGCGGTCATCCTACATCAGCACCTATGTCGATACTGCATACCCCTTCAAGCCAGATaccaagaagctgctcgacgaAAACATTGCCAAGATGGAGGTTGCCTACGCCGACGTGGTCCTGGGCGGTGACgaggagcttgccaagaAGGACTTGCGTTCCCATCTCCGTGAGCATGTTGTCTGGGAACGCAACACTGTTTGGAGAGATCTCATCGGTATTGAGCGAAGAGCAGAGGCAGCCCGGTTTGGACAAACATTGCTAGGACAAGAATCCGGTATCGCTCCGAAGAGACTAcagggcgacgacgaggctggGCCTGCAGAAACGCAAATCAAAACGCCCATTGGCAGAATCATTCTACCATCATGGCTATCCAACAGCTCTGTGCTCACCCTATTCATCTCCGTGGCGGCTTTCCTCCTGCTCTTGTTTATTCCCATTTTGGAAAACGCTGAGCAGCAGAACTGCCTGGCACTTCTCGTTTTTGTCAGTTTGATGTGGGCTACTGAG ACTATTCCTCTCTTTGTTACGTCCCTTTTCATCCCTTTCTTAGCTGTCGTTCTCAGGGTGGTTCGTGAGGAGGATCCGAGCAAGCCTCCAAAGCGCCTGACTTCAAAGGAAGCtaccgccgccatcttctcttccatgtGGTCGCCCGTTATTATGCTCTTGATTGGCGGCTTCACTCTCGCTGCCGCTCTATCCAAGTGCAAAATCGACAAGCGTCTTGCAACGCTTATCTTGAGCAAGGCTGGAACTCAGCCCAGAACTGTACTGATTGCAAACATGTTTGTTGCTGCCTTTGCGTCCATGCTCATCAGTAACGTTGCTGCCCCCGTACTCTGTTTCTCTATCATTGAG CCCATGCTACGGACTCTGCCATCGGACTCAAACATGTCCAAGGCCGTCATCATTGGCATTGCCCTGGCTTCAAACATTGGCGGTATGCTGTCGCCAATTGCGTCGCCCCAAAACGTTGTGGCCATGGGAATCATGTCTCCAGAACCGACTTGGCTTCAGTGGTTCTTCATTGTCATCCCCGTTGGCGTGGTCTCAATCGTCTTGATTTGGCTACTTCTGCTGATTACGTTCCAACCCGGCAAAGGGACATCCATTGCACCTATCCGTCCTCTCAAGGAGAAATTTACTGCTGGGCAGTG TCATACCCTCGAGTCTGTATTTGGAGACATGGGTGTTGTGGCCATTATTCCTATTGTactcttctttggcatcggcatcttgaCCAAGGAAGATTTCAACAACTTTCCCTggaccatcatcatcttggccgcTGGTGGATTGTCACTCGGCAAAGCTGTTAGATCTTCGGGTCTGCTCCACACCCTTGCTGAGCTCGTTTCGCACAGAGTCGAGGGCATGAGTTTGTACGGTGttctcgtcgtcttttcttccctgATTCTTGTCATTGCCACCTTCATCAGCCACACAGTAGCtgccctcatcttcctccctcTGGTGTACGACGTCGGCGTGGCTATGGACCAGCCGCACCCTAACCTCCTTGTTATGGGTGGCGTCCTGATGTGCAGCGCTGCGATGGGTCTGCCTACCAGTGGCTTCCCCAATATGA CCGCAATTATGAAGGAAGACGCTACCGGCCAGCGCTACCTGAGCGTGAAGCACTTCATCAGCAGAGGTGTGCCAAGCAGCTTGATTACCTTGGTGGTTGTCGTGACGCTCGGATACGGCATCATGGAAGTTGCTGGCTTGGACTAG
- a CDS encoding vacuolar sorting protein 39 domain 1 domain-containing protein, giving the protein MLSAFTARPIIELRQRDKSKIETILAYGDRILVGLNNGALRIYRLNELPANGDSTPPHTANATPPQNGDHAAADSVAKPTDLLREVERFSTRAVEQLAIIKEANTIVSLSNYHVSLHDLQSYDLIETLSRTKNASCFAITSNIVRDPDTGVPEIISRLAVAVKRRLLLWSWHESELSDEVSEVVLSESIRSITWASATKIVCGMNAGYVIVDAMTQQVEDIVSPGMGYMGLGSYIPKPLATKLADGEMLLAKDINTLFVNDEAAQLHFPPPTVSLAHAGKGFHISSDRCVWKMGATDYDSQIGELIESGKFDEAISILQMLEDALLKNKAETLREVKMLKAESLFKQKKYRQSMDLMNEDDVHAPPERVLRMYPVLIAGELSRWANYEETPENTEASPKKINGTRSNSPEMTNEPIGSPTAVGGFAKYFKGSQRKPAEVASIISKKDGETEDSDNAKETPVPEDKPLSGKELTKAVLELNSYLAGTRARLQRVIDPVTGKLKPRTDQPSSAEEAEDRLLKLTMDESDKEREQKLRETFRLVDTTLFRAYMFSQPSLAGSLFRIPNFCDPDVVNEKLLEHNRYTELIDFFHGKKLHKSALDLLHKFGAAPKPNEAAPALHGPDRTIQYLQSLPPSEIDLILEHAKWTLKANPEYAMEIFIGDTENAETLPREKVLPYLQEIDMKLERQYLEHIIMELDDSTADFHNRLVELYVSSLSNSERGHDWDDLEERFVKFLRESRQVYSLTKAFALIPKDEPAFYEAQAVVLSNMGQHRQSLEIYVFKMKDYVKAEDYCNRAHRLQAPSTTPSDDSDESVSSVYHTLLSLYLQPPPPHKPNFEPALDLLSKHGSRLPATSTLGLIPNDLPVSSLEAYFRGRIRAANSLVNESRIVAGLRKAEGIAVAAELQLGDGKPGGQGGRNRHVIITDERHCVVCHKKLAGGMRMGGSVVAVLTDNTVVHYGCLSRATGSKADGLRKPSWGRGY; this is encoded by the exons ATGCTCTCCGCCTTTACAGCCCGTCCTATCATAGAGCTGCGGCAGCGGGACAAGTCAAAGATCGAGACGATCCTTGCGTATG GCGACCGCATCCTCGTCGGGCTCAACAACGGCGCCCTTCGCATCTACCGCCTCAACGAACTTCCCGCTAATGGCGATTCGACGCCTCCACACACCGCAAATGCGACTCCTCCCCAGAATGGCGACCACGCTGCCGCAGATTCGGTAGCCAAGCCGACAGATTTACTGCGCGAGGTGGAACGATTCTCGACGCGGGCGGTAGAAcagctggccatcatcaaggaagCAAACACAATCGTATCCCTGTCCAACTACCACGTATCGCTCCACGACCTGCAGTCCTACGACCTCATTGAGACCCTTTCGCGAACCAAGAATGCGTCATGCTTTGCCATCACGTCCAATATCGTCAGGGACCCCGATACGGGTGTCCCTGAAATCATCAGTCggctggctgttgctgtcaagcggcggctgctgctatGGAGCTGGCATGAGAGCGAGCTCAGTGACGAGGTCTCGGAAGTCGTCCTTTCCGAATCGATCCGATCAATTACATGGGCGAGCGCGACGAAAATCGTTTGCGGCATGAATGCAGGCTATGTCATTGTCGATGCCATGACACAGCAGGTCGAGGATATTGTGAGCCCAG GAATGGGATACATGGGTCTAGGGAGCTACATACCCAAGCCACTGGCTACCAAGTTGGCTGATGGGGAAAtgcttcttgccaaagaTATCAATACTCTGTTCGTCAATGACGAGG CTGCCCAGCTACATTTTCCTCCGCCTACTGTAAGCCTAGCTCATGCGGGCAAAGGATTCCACATCTCGAGTGACCGCTGCGTGTGGAAAATGGGAGCCACAGACTATGACTCTCAAATTGGAGAGCTCATTGAGAGTGGCAAGTTTGATGAAGCGATTAGCATACTGCAAATGCTTGAGGATGCTCTCTTGAAGAACAAGGCAGAGACTCTACGAGAGGTCAAGATGTTGAAGGCAGAGAGTCTgttcaagcagaagaagtaTCGACAGTCGATGGATCTGATGAATGAAGACGATGTCCATGCACCACCAGAACGAGTCCTTAGGATGTATCCTGTTCTCATTGCAGGAGAATTATCCAGGTGGGCGAACTATGAGGAAACCCCAGAGAATACCGAAGCAAGTCCGAAAAAGATCAATGGGACGAGATCAAATAGTCCAGAAATGACCAACGAGCCTATCGGGTCGCCCACTGCTGTGGGAGGATTTGCCAAATACTTCAAGGGGTCGCAGCGGAAGCCAGCTGAGGTcgcttccatcatctcgaaAAAGGATGGGGAAACCGAGGACTCAGACAATGCCAAAGAGACACCAGTGCCAGAAGACAAGCCACTTTCGGGTAAAGAGCTCACGAAGGCCGTCTTAGAGCTGAATAGCTACCTTGCTGGGACTCGCGCTCGCCTCCAGCGTGTCATTGATCCTGTGACTGGCAAATTGAAGCCGCGAACAGACCAGCCCAGCTCGGCAGAAGAGGCGGAAGACCGACTCCTGAAGCTGACCATGGATGAATCGGACAAGGAACGCGAGCAAAAGCTACGCGAAACTTTCCGCCTGGTTGATACCACTCTGTTTCGTGCCTACATGTTCTCGCAGCCCTCGCTTGCGGGCTCCCTGTTCCGCATTCCCAACTTTTGCGACCCAGACGTTGTCAatgagaagctgctggaacaCAATCGCTATACGGAGCTGATTGACTTCTTCCACGGCAAGAAACTGCACAAGTCGGCACTGGACTTATTACACAAGTTTGGCGCTGCACCAAAGCCGAATGAAGCAGCACCGGCTTTACACGGCCCAGATCGAACTATACAATACCTGCAAAGCCTTCCACCCTCTGAAATCGATCTTATCCTTGAGCATGCTAAATGGACTTTGAAGGCGAATCCAGAATACGCTATGGAGATATTCATAGGCGACACGGAGAATGCGGAGACCCTACCGCGCGAGAAAGTCTTGCCTTATTTACAAGAAATAGATATGAAGCTCGAGAGGCAATACTTGGAACACATCATCATGGAACTCGATGATAGCACGGCGGATTTCCATAATCGCCTTGTCGAGCTCTACGTTTCAAGTCTGAGTAATAGTGAGAGGGGCCATGATTGGGATGATCTTGAAGAGAGATTTGTCAAGTTCCTGCGAGAATCTCGACAAGTCTACAGTCTCACCAAGGCATTTGCTTTGATCCCCAAAGATG AACCCGCTTTCTATGAAGCTCAAGCGGTTGTCCTAAGCAACATGGGACAGCACAGGCAGTCACTCGAGATTTATGTCTTCAAAATGAAGGATTATGTCAAGGCAGAAGA CTATTGTAACCGTGCACACAGATTGCAAGCTCCATCCACAACTCCTTCGGATGATTCAGACGAGTCCGTGTCATCTGTATACCATACATTACTTTCTCTATACCTGCAGCCACCTCCACCCCACAAGCCAAATTTCGAACCAGCACTGGATTTGCTTTCCAAGCACGGCTCTCGCCTCCCCGCCACATCAACTCTTGGGCTCATTCCGAACGACCTTCCCGTCAGTTCTCTCGAAGCATATTTCCGCGGGAGAATACGGGCTGCGAATAGTCTCGTCAACGAGTCCCGGATCGTGGCTGGCTTGCGCAAAGCAGAGGGCATAGCCGTGGCTGCTGAATTACAACTGGGAGACGGCAAGCCTGGAGGTCAAGGCGGTAGGAACCGCcatgtcatcatcacagATGAGAGGCATTGCGTCGTCTGCCACAAGAAATTGGCCGGCGGGATGCGAATGGGCGGGAGCGTGGTAGCCGTTTTGACAGACAACACGGTGGTCCATTACGGCTGTTTGAGCAGAGCAACGGGCTCCAAAGCGGATGGTTTGAGGAAGCCCAGCTGGGGTAGAGGCTATTAG
- a CDS encoding gon7 family domain-containing protein: MAQSAPSDTALTASYSSPDNAPFSITESISAPPALDTASKSKYLESLRASIGTAQDQINKELTTRMEEDKAREEAAGAVHTVDDEKEEENYGEEVQEEED, from the coding sequence ATGGCCCAATCTGCACCTTCAGATACCGCCCTCACGGCATCCTACTCTTCTCCCGACAACGCTCCCTTTAGCATCACCGAGTCCATCTCCGCGCCACCTGCCCTCGATACGGCCAGCAAGTCCAAGTACCTCGAATCTCTACGCGCCTCCATCGGTACAGCCCAAGACCAAATCAACAAAGAGCTCACGACCCGCATGGAAGAAGATAAAGCGCGCGAAGAAGCCGCCGGCGCCGTACACACCGTAGAcgacgaaaaagaagaggaaaactACGGCGAGGAGGtccaggaggaggaggattaA